In Corallococcus caeni, a single genomic region encodes these proteins:
- the yhbY gene encoding ribosome assembly RNA-binding protein YhbY produces MPLTGKERRHLRALGHHLEPVVIVGSSGVTEGVIAAVEQALNDHELIKVKINEGPEGRHEGADHIAEATGAEIAQLLGRTALFFKRRKQKSRFEDVLKGPHEPRPAPKADEEKKPRRR; encoded by the coding sequence ATGCCCCTCACCGGGAAAGAACGCCGCCACCTGCGGGCCCTCGGCCACCACCTGGAGCCGGTGGTCATCGTCGGCTCGTCCGGCGTCACCGAGGGCGTCATCGCCGCCGTCGAGCAGGCGCTGAACGACCACGAGCTCATCAAGGTGAAGATCAACGAAGGTCCGGAAGGCCGCCACGAAGGCGCTGACCACATCGCCGAGGCCACCGGCGCGGAGATCGCGCAGCTGCTGGGCCGCACCGCCCTCTTCTTCAAGCGCCGCAAGCAGAAGTCCCGCTTCGAGGACGTCCTCAAGGGCCCGCATGAGCCCCGGCCGGCCCCCAAGGCGGACGAAGAGAAGAAGCCCCGCCGCCGCTAA
- a CDS encoding DnaJ domain-containing protein, translated as MAEGEVRQYWVRNDRGTTWGPLTGPTIELLIDSGSIQGKLQVSSDGLQFAFPWRFPEVRDAFPRELWGDGAPASLVQSAPAAIVPPPPGPGPAPMAGPGAAPMAGPGAPLVAGPGAMPMAGPGAMRGPGPGAARPAVDAAGRPVAAARPAGPPVAAARPPGAPAGAPAAARPAAPQTPQPPADDGTNTVPPQGQLQQCSPMQLYGRIAAGEQTGLLTLGLSDRTLSIHFRKGSPEFVDSSHAEDALGVSLLGARLLTAEQLQQAEGAKDRFGGDLLAALFGLGLLQPATAFTQLAQRALGILGKALRAESGTFSFEARDLPAQKAMPLGNRWALLSDQVRRMPTADLKRRLGYVLPMPIMKSGGRVPSSDLRLTPHEVRALSFIDGVRSLGQLLQDVPQDAEHLLRVAFLLKELNGVSFAAASRTQAAAAPPPASGPTAAPGARPPGAAPTAGPGAPTRPSGSVPTVGPGAAGPGAPVAGPAAAPGAPAAGPGARPMAGPGAPVAGPGTAHGAPVAGPGARPMAGPGAPVAGPGATPMAGPGAPVAGPGATPMAGPGAPVAGPGAPVAGPGAFVAGPGAPVAGPGAFVAGPGAPVAGPGAAPRPAGAPPTGAAPVAGPGAARPGAAPTAGPGAAPRPPGAGAAPTAGPGARPPGAPAAAAPTAGPGAAPTAGPGARPAPPVVAAPAASGSAPGSDELPALRQLAATMKGQNHFQRLGLTEQTDGSAVKIAYFRLAKLYHPDTLPPGAPAELEKLKAEVFAYIGDAYRALSDDKNRAAYLEDLKNGGADGGVDVQAILQAEELFQKSCILVKARKYPEAVKMLSDAIALNAEEPEFFAWRGYARFLASPDKKAAQPEAFREIQAAIKRNERCAPAHYFLGVIAKLCGDAAGALKHFKRTVELQPDHIDAMREVRMASQKK; from the coding sequence ATGGCGGAGGGCGAGGTCCGGCAGTACTGGGTGCGGAACGATCGGGGCACCACGTGGGGGCCCCTGACGGGTCCGACCATCGAGCTGCTCATCGACAGCGGCTCCATCCAGGGCAAGCTCCAGGTCTCCAGCGACGGTCTGCAGTTCGCCTTCCCGTGGCGCTTCCCGGAGGTGCGGGACGCGTTCCCCCGTGAGCTGTGGGGGGACGGCGCGCCCGCGTCGCTGGTGCAGTCCGCGCCCGCCGCCATCGTTCCGCCGCCGCCCGGCCCTGGCCCCGCGCCCATGGCAGGCCCGGGAGCCGCGCCCATGGCGGGTCCCGGAGCGCCCCTCGTCGCGGGTCCGGGAGCCATGCCCATGGCGGGTCCTGGCGCGATGCGGGGCCCCGGACCTGGAGCAGCGCGTCCGGCCGTCGACGCGGCGGGACGTCCTGTCGCCGCCGCGCGGCCCGCGGGGCCTCCTGTCGCGGCGGCCCGTCCACCGGGTGCACCCGCAGGGGCGCCCGCGGCGGCCCGTCCTGCCGCGCCCCAGACGCCGCAGCCTCCGGCGGATGACGGGACCAACACGGTGCCGCCGCAGGGGCAGCTCCAGCAGTGCTCGCCCATGCAGCTGTATGGGCGCATCGCCGCGGGCGAGCAGACGGGCCTGCTGACGCTGGGGCTCTCGGACCGCACGCTGTCGATCCACTTCCGCAAGGGCAGCCCGGAGTTCGTGGACTCGTCGCACGCGGAGGACGCGCTGGGCGTGTCGCTGCTGGGGGCGCGGCTCCTGACGGCGGAGCAGCTCCAGCAGGCGGAAGGGGCCAAGGACCGCTTCGGGGGTGATCTGCTCGCGGCGCTGTTCGGGCTGGGGCTGCTCCAACCGGCGACGGCGTTCACGCAGCTGGCGCAGCGGGCGCTGGGCATCCTGGGCAAGGCGCTGCGAGCGGAGTCCGGGACGTTCTCCTTCGAGGCGCGCGACCTGCCGGCGCAGAAGGCGATGCCGCTGGGCAACCGCTGGGCGTTGCTCAGCGACCAGGTGCGCCGCATGCCGACGGCGGACCTCAAGCGGCGGCTGGGCTACGTGCTGCCCATGCCCATCATGAAGTCCGGGGGCCGGGTGCCCTCCAGCGACCTGCGCCTGACGCCGCACGAGGTGCGCGCGCTCTCCTTCATCGACGGCGTGCGGTCGCTGGGGCAGCTGCTCCAGGACGTGCCGCAGGACGCGGAGCACCTGCTGCGCGTGGCGTTCCTGTTGAAGGAGCTGAACGGCGTCTCGTTCGCGGCGGCCTCGCGCACACAGGCGGCGGCCGCGCCTCCCCCGGCCTCGGGCCCCACCGCCGCGCCTGGGGCCCGTCCGCCCGGCGCCGCGCCCACGGCGGGCCCGGGTGCCCCGACCCGTCCGTCCGGCAGCGTGCCCACGGTGGGTCCAGGGGCCGCCGGTCCTGGCGCGCCCGTCGCGGGTCCAGCCGCCGCGCCCGGTGCGCCTGCCGCGGGTCCTGGAGCCAGGCCCATGGCCGGACCTGGAGCACCGGTCGCGGGTCCGGGTACAGCGCACGGTGCGCCTGTCGCGGGCCCCGGAGCCAGGCCCATGGCCGGACCCGGCGCGCCCGTCGCGGGTCCAGGCGCCACGCCGATGGCTGGACCTGGAGCACCCGTCGCGGGCCCGGGTGCCACGCCGATGGCCGGGCCCGGTGCGCCTGTCGCGGGCCCGGGCGCTCCCGTCGCGGGTCCCGGTGCGTTCGTCGCGGGCCCGGGCGCTCCCGTCGCGGGTCCCGGTGCGTTCGTCGCGGGCCCGGGCGCTCCCGTCGCGGGTCCCGGTGCCGCGCCCCGCCCTGCCGGTGCCCCTCCCACGGGTGCCGCGCCCGTCGCGGGGCCCGGTGCCGCGCGTCCCGGAGCCGCGCCCACGGCGGGCCCCGGTGCGGCGCCGCGTCCTCCGGGCGCCGGAGCCGCCCCCACCGCTGGCCCGGGCGCACGGCCCCCGGGTGCTCCCGCCGCAGCCGCCCCCACCGCTGGCCCGGGCGCCGCGCCCACGGCGGGTCCGGGCGCACGGCCCGCTCCTCCCGTCGTCGCGGCCCCCGCGGCTTCGGGCTCCGCCCCCGGTTCGGACGAACTGCCCGCGCTGCGCCAGCTCGCCGCGACCATGAAGGGGCAGAACCACTTCCAGCGGCTCGGCCTCACCGAACAGACCGACGGCAGCGCGGTGAAGATCGCCTACTTCCGCCTGGCCAAGCTCTACCACCCGGACACCCTGCCCCCCGGGGCCCCGGCGGAGCTGGAGAAGCTCAAGGCGGAGGTCTTCGCGTACATCGGCGACGCCTACCGCGCCCTCTCCGACGACAAGAACCGCGCGGCCTACCTGGAGGACCTCAAGAACGGCGGCGCCGACGGCGGCGTGGACGTCCAGGCCATCCTCCAGGCCGAGGAACTCTTCCAGAAGTCCTGCATCCTGGTGAAGGCGCGCAAGTACCCGGAAGCCGTGAAGATGCTCAGCGACGCCATCGCCCTCAACGCCGAGGAGCCGGAGTTCTTCGCCTGGCGGGGCTACGCGCGCTTCCTCGCCTCACCCGACAAGAAGGCCGCCCAGCCGGAGGCCTTCCGCGAAATCCAGGCCGCCATCAAGCGCAACGAGCGCTGCGCCCCCGCCCACTACTTCCTGGGCGTCATCGCCAAGCTGTGCGGCGACGCGGCCGGGGCCCTCAAGCACTTCAAGCGGACGGTCGAGCTGCAACCGGACCACATTGATGCGATGCGAGAGGTCCGCATGGCGTCGCAAAAGAAGTAG
- a CDS encoding TSUP family transporter: MDLDVSALKLVLLCVAALSAGFVDAIAGGGGLITLPALLTAGLPAHVALGTNKGQSVFGSGAALVRFARAGLVDKQLAKATFPFGLMGAFGGAALVLLLKPEVLKPLVLVLLIAVAVFLAFRRAPPKRDGVEPSPRPRAQAIGALIALCIGTYDGFFGPGTGTFLIVAFSSLLGHGLARASADAKVVNFASNLASVTLFALRGVVLWKVALPMAAAQFTGAWLGAHMAVKGGDRLVRVVVLGVVAALVLKLGRDVWLGWAA, translated from the coding sequence GTGGACCTGGACGTCAGCGCGTTGAAGCTGGTGCTGCTGTGTGTCGCCGCGCTGAGCGCGGGCTTCGTGGACGCCATCGCGGGAGGCGGCGGGCTCATCACCCTGCCGGCGCTGCTGACTGCGGGCCTGCCCGCGCACGTGGCGCTGGGCACCAACAAGGGGCAGTCCGTGTTCGGCTCGGGCGCGGCGCTGGTGCGCTTCGCGCGCGCGGGGCTCGTGGACAAGCAACTGGCCAAGGCGACGTTCCCCTTCGGCCTGATGGGCGCGTTCGGCGGCGCGGCGCTGGTGCTGCTGCTCAAGCCGGAGGTGCTCAAGCCGCTGGTGCTGGTGCTGCTCATCGCGGTGGCGGTGTTCCTCGCCTTCCGCCGCGCGCCGCCGAAGCGGGACGGCGTGGAGCCCTCGCCCCGGCCGCGCGCGCAGGCCATCGGCGCGCTCATTGCGCTCTGCATCGGCACCTATGACGGCTTCTTCGGCCCGGGCACCGGCACGTTCCTCATCGTGGCGTTCTCGTCGCTCCTGGGCCACGGGCTGGCGCGTGCGTCCGCGGACGCGAAGGTGGTGAACTTCGCCTCCAACCTGGCGTCGGTGACGCTCTTCGCGCTCCGGGGCGTCGTGCTGTGGAAGGTGGCGCTGCCCATGGCCGCGGCGCAGTTCACCGGCGCGTGGCTGGGCGCGCACATGGCGGTGAAGGGCGGCGACAGGCTGGTGCGCGTCGTGGTGCTGGGCGTGGTGGCCGCGCTGGTGCTGAAGCTGGGGCGCGACGTGTGGCTGGGCTGGGCGGCCTGA
- a CDS encoding YfbM family protein translates to MEMLCTLRSTTETQRQALQKAPESLEPFLEDEEDFGDAKGAAFLELDIGEAWHGLQYLLTGTAWEGKPPLDFLVRGGEDVGDIPSDEGTARVFDAPSVKALAEALKKTSVEDLRKRFDPARLQAEDIYPGTWDEEEPAEDVDPLEELLSYFVELQKFTAAVAKRGLALLVHIG, encoded by the coding sequence ATGGAGATGCTCTGCACGCTGCGCAGCACCACCGAGACGCAGCGCCAGGCCTTGCAGAAGGCGCCGGAGTCGCTGGAGCCCTTCCTGGAGGACGAGGAGGACTTCGGCGACGCGAAGGGCGCGGCGTTCCTGGAGCTGGACATCGGCGAGGCGTGGCACGGCCTCCAGTACCTGCTCACCGGCACCGCGTGGGAGGGCAAGCCGCCCCTGGACTTCCTGGTGCGCGGCGGCGAGGACGTGGGCGACATCCCGTCGGATGAAGGCACCGCGCGCGTGTTCGACGCGCCTTCCGTGAAGGCGCTGGCGGAGGCGCTGAAGAAGACCTCCGTGGAGGACCTGCGCAAGCGCTTCGACCCGGCGCGGCTCCAGGCGGAGGACATCTACCCCGGCACCTGGGACGAGGAGGAGCCGGCGGAGGACGTGGATCCGCTGGAGGAGCTGCTCTCCTACTTCGTGGAGCTCCAGAAGTTCACCGCCGCCGTGGCGAAGCGGGGCCTGGCGCTGCTGGTGCACATCGGCTGA
- a CDS encoding DUF2118 domain-containing protein, which yields MRYFTKQQGQKESVPVDLESLGQDRYRLTVNGKEYHVDALSVDQGTLSLLVDGQSYNVEFEENGDEIGTLVRGQVNRTDVADERKLRMRAAAGSFSVEGRQLILAPMPGKVVKVLVKVGDEVKEGQGLVVVEAMKMENELKSPKAGKVTEVFAKEGTAVENNAKLVVVE from the coding sequence ATGCGTTACTTCACGAAGCAGCAGGGTCAGAAGGAGTCGGTGCCGGTGGACCTGGAGTCACTGGGTCAGGACCGCTACCGGCTCACGGTGAACGGCAAGGAATACCACGTGGACGCGCTCTCCGTGGACCAGGGCACGCTGTCGCTCCTGGTGGACGGCCAGTCGTACAACGTCGAGTTCGAGGAGAACGGCGACGAGATTGGCACGCTGGTGCGCGGGCAGGTGAACCGCACCGACGTGGCGGATGAGCGCAAGCTGCGCATGCGCGCGGCCGCGGGCAGCTTCTCCGTGGAGGGCCGCCAGCTCATCCTCGCGCCCATGCCCGGCAAGGTGGTGAAGGTGCTGGTCAAGGTCGGCGACGAGGTGAAGGAGGGCCAGGGGCTCGTGGTCGTGGAGGCCATGAAGATGGAGAACGAGCTCAAGAGCCCCAAGGCCGGCAAGGTCACGGAGGTGTTCGCCAAGGAAGGCACCGCCGTGGAGAACAACGCCAAGCTCGTCGTCGTGGAGTAG
- the accC gene encoding acetyl-CoA carboxylase biotin carboxylase subunit produces MPKIRKVLVANRGEIAIRVMRTCKDLGIATVAVYSEADRSALHVRTADQAFFVGPPPSRESYLVQERILEVAKQSGADAIHPGYGFLSENASFVRACEKAGITFIGPPAAAMDAMGEKTRARANMIKAGVPVVPGTTEPIATIEEAREYAQKIGFPIMLKAAGGGGGKGMRRVEGMADFDSAWRSAKSEAMSSFGNDAVYIEKYLEKPHHVEIQVFADQYGNTIHLNERECSAQRRHQKVVEETPSPILTAEMRAKMGEVAVKAAKAVNYVGAGTVEFLVDVHRNFYFLEMNTRLQVEHPVTEWVTGLDLVAMQIRAAEGEKLPLFEAPAPRGHAIEVRVYAEDPARNFMPSPGKIHALRVPSGPNVRDDSGVFAGFTVPNFYDPMISKLSVWGATREEAIARAKRALSEYVVKGITTNIRYLHGILSHPEFVGGDYDTSFLTRQHTELLGEEDPKLSEVALLASTLHAFQRDQKRAKTLPSRSGGGDASGRISPWRLALKSRRR; encoded by the coding sequence ATGCCCAAGATCCGCAAAGTGCTCGTCGCCAACCGCGGCGAGATCGCCATCCGGGTGATGCGCACCTGCAAGGACCTCGGCATCGCCACCGTGGCGGTGTACTCCGAAGCAGACCGCTCCGCCCTGCACGTGCGCACGGCCGACCAGGCCTTCTTCGTCGGGCCCCCGCCCTCGCGCGAGAGCTACCTCGTGCAGGAGCGCATCCTGGAGGTCGCGAAGCAGTCCGGCGCGGACGCCATCCACCCTGGATACGGCTTCCTGTCGGAGAACGCGTCCTTCGTGCGCGCCTGCGAGAAGGCCGGCATCACCTTCATCGGTCCGCCGGCCGCCGCCATGGACGCCATGGGTGAGAAGACCCGCGCCCGCGCGAACATGATCAAGGCGGGCGTGCCCGTCGTCCCCGGCACCACGGAGCCCATCGCCACCATCGAGGAGGCGCGCGAGTACGCGCAGAAGATCGGCTTCCCCATCATGCTCAAGGCCGCCGGCGGCGGTGGCGGCAAGGGCATGCGCCGCGTGGAGGGCATGGCCGACTTCGACTCCGCGTGGCGCTCCGCCAAGAGCGAGGCGATGAGCTCGTTCGGCAACGACGCGGTCTACATCGAGAAGTACCTGGAGAAGCCCCACCACGTGGAGATCCAGGTCTTCGCCGACCAGTACGGCAACACCATCCACCTGAACGAGCGCGAGTGCTCCGCGCAGCGCCGTCACCAGAAGGTGGTCGAGGAGACGCCCAGCCCCATCCTCACGGCGGAGATGCGCGCGAAGATGGGCGAGGTCGCGGTGAAGGCGGCCAAGGCCGTCAACTACGTGGGCGCCGGGACGGTGGAGTTCCTGGTGGACGTGCACCGCAACTTCTACTTCCTGGAGATGAACACCCGCCTCCAGGTGGAGCACCCGGTGACGGAGTGGGTCACGGGCCTGGACCTGGTGGCCATGCAGATCCGCGCCGCGGAGGGTGAGAAGCTCCCCCTCTTCGAGGCGCCCGCGCCGCGCGGCCACGCCATCGAAGTGCGCGTGTACGCGGAAGACCCGGCGCGCAACTTCATGCCCAGCCCCGGGAAGATCCACGCGCTGCGCGTGCCGAGCGGCCCGAACGTGCGCGACGACTCGGGCGTGTTCGCGGGCTTCACGGTGCCCAACTTCTACGACCCCATGATTTCCAAGCTGTCCGTGTGGGGCGCCACGCGCGAGGAGGCCATCGCGCGGGCCAAGCGCGCGCTGTCCGAGTACGTGGTGAAGGGCATCACCACCAACATCCGCTACCTGCACGGCATCCTGTCCCACCCGGAGTTCGTGGGCGGGGACTACGACACCAGCTTCCTCACCCGCCAGCATACGGAGCTCCTGGGCGAGGAGGACCCCAAGCTCAGCGAGGTGGCGCTGCTCGCGAGCACGCTGCACGCCTTCCAGCGCGACCAGAAGCGCGCGAAGACGCTCCCGTCGCGCAGCGGTGGCGGTGACGCCAGCGGCCGCATCAGCCCGTGGCGCCTGGCGCTGAAGAGCCGCCGCCGCTGA
- a CDS encoding site-2 protease family protein, producing the protein MPIRVHFSLLVALPLLALSFSAALQQAAETADVPPAALGGHPWAWGLAVAVGLFLSVLLHEMAHTFYALRHGGEVHGITLMIVGGVSELAEVPKRPRDEALMALVGPLTSLGLATLLGVLTWGVHGLGLFQVQFALFTLAMLNAVLGVFNLLPAFPMDGGRIVRAALTPRLGMVRATKVAAGLGRVFAVAFGVWGLVTLNPFTLVVAFFVLMGAEGESRQVRMKALLERERVEALMTPRMVGVDLDLSMQDAHQAMRREHLGMLPVTSAGRPVGHVTWAAVQAVPEAQRGGYMVRDAMEDGVVAELSEDGWTALRRMAEAGVPLVAVVDEEGLLAGTLGWNDIQRGLTRAEAAERNGSRTGWPRERTA; encoded by the coding sequence GTGCCCATCCGGGTCCATTTCTCCCTGCTGGTGGCGCTGCCGCTGCTGGCGCTGTCGTTCAGCGCGGCGCTCCAGCAGGCGGCGGAGACGGCGGACGTGCCACCGGCCGCGCTGGGCGGGCACCCGTGGGCGTGGGGGCTGGCGGTGGCGGTGGGGCTGTTCCTGTCCGTGCTGCTGCACGAGATGGCGCACACCTTCTACGCGCTCCGGCATGGCGGTGAGGTGCACGGCATCACGCTGATGATCGTCGGGGGCGTGTCGGAGCTGGCGGAGGTGCCCAAGCGTCCCCGGGACGAGGCCCTGATGGCGCTGGTGGGGCCGCTGACGAGCCTGGGCCTGGCGACGCTCCTGGGCGTGTTGACGTGGGGGGTGCACGGCCTGGGGCTGTTCCAGGTGCAGTTCGCGCTCTTCACGCTGGCGATGCTCAACGCGGTGCTGGGGGTGTTCAACCTGCTGCCGGCGTTCCCCATGGACGGGGGGCGCATCGTGCGCGCGGCGCTGACGCCCCGGCTGGGCATGGTGCGCGCGACGAAGGTGGCGGCGGGGCTGGGGCGGGTGTTCGCGGTGGCGTTCGGCGTGTGGGGCCTGGTGACGCTGAACCCGTTCACGCTGGTGGTCGCCTTCTTCGTGTTGATGGGCGCGGAAGGGGAGTCGCGGCAGGTGCGGATGAAGGCGCTGCTGGAGCGCGAGCGGGTGGAGGCGCTGATGACGCCCCGGATGGTGGGCGTGGACCTGGACCTGTCGATGCAGGACGCGCACCAGGCCATGAGGCGCGAGCACCTGGGCATGCTGCCGGTGACGAGCGCGGGGCGACCGGTGGGGCACGTGACGTGGGCGGCGGTGCAGGCGGTGCCGGAGGCGCAGCGTGGGGGCTACATGGTGCGCGACGCGATGGAGGACGGCGTGGTGGCGGAGCTCTCCGAGGACGGATGGACGGCACTGCGGAGGATGGCGGAGGCGGGCGTGCCGCTGGTGGCGGTGGTGGACGAGGAGGGGCTGCTCGCGGGGACGCTGGGCTGGAATGACATCCAGCGGGGCCTCACGCGGGCGGAGGCGGCGGAGCGCAACGGGTCGCGGACGGGGTGGCCGCGCGAGCGGACGGCGTAG
- a CDS encoding FAD-dependent monooxygenase, with product MADAVVYDVIIAGGGPVGLFLACELRLAKRSVLVLERLEDPHSPLKRFPFGRRGLWGPSIEAFYRRGLLEQLAPRTAANLRGPAGHFAGIPFDFSHIDSSRWTYRLPGPADTQFGSEMEQLERVLAAHALALGVEIQRGQEVEGFEASEDEVTVRAGGQRFRARWLVGCDGGRSIVRKQGGFEFVGTEPEFTGYSVHVEVADPEKLRPGRHYTPTGMYTQGQPGVIAMADFDGGAFHRTQPITLEHVQAVLRRVSCTDVTVKAMHVATTWTDRAYQATTYRKGRVLLAGDAAHIHSPLGGQGLNLGLGDAMNLGWKLAATLRGDAPEGLLDSYTLERHPVGARILDWSRAQVALMRPQPASRALEAILRDLIDTRDGATYFAERVWGVSIRYGLGEEHPLVGRSCPDFELEDGTRLGTLLRDGRGLLLDFGREAPLQALDGHWGEQVRYVAGDARERRGVSALLVRPDGFVAWASDTTSQPEEVTDAAARWFARRG from the coding sequence GTGGCGGACGCCGTGGTCTACGACGTGATCATCGCGGGGGGCGGGCCGGTCGGCCTGTTCCTCGCCTGCGAGCTGCGGCTCGCGAAGCGCTCCGTGCTGGTGCTTGAACGCCTGGAGGATCCGCACTCACCCCTGAAGCGGTTCCCGTTTGGAAGGCGAGGCCTCTGGGGTCCGAGCATCGAAGCGTTCTACCGGCGCGGACTGCTGGAGCAACTCGCGCCGCGAACCGCGGCCAACCTCCGCGGGCCGGCGGGCCACTTCGCGGGCATCCCGTTCGACTTCAGCCACATCGATTCGTCGCGGTGGACGTACCGGCTCCCGGGGCCGGCCGACACCCAGTTCGGGAGCGAGATGGAGCAGCTCGAGCGCGTCCTCGCCGCTCATGCGCTCGCCCTCGGGGTCGAGATCCAGCGCGGCCAGGAGGTCGAAGGCTTCGAGGCTTCGGAAGATGAAGTCACCGTCCGTGCCGGTGGGCAGCGGTTTCGCGCGCGCTGGCTCGTGGGGTGCGACGGCGGCCGCAGCATCGTCCGCAAGCAGGGGGGCTTCGAGTTCGTCGGGACCGAGCCTGAGTTCACGGGGTACTCGGTCCACGTGGAGGTCGCGGATCCGGAGAAGCTCCGGCCGGGCCGTCATTACACGCCGACCGGCATGTACACCCAGGGGCAGCCCGGGGTGATCGCGATGGCCGACTTCGACGGCGGCGCGTTCCATCGCACCCAACCCATCACGCTCGAGCACGTGCAGGCGGTCCTTCGACGCGTGTCCTGCACGGACGTGACCGTCAAGGCGATGCATGTCGCCACGACCTGGACCGACCGCGCGTATCAGGCAACGACCTACCGCAAGGGACGGGTGTTGCTGGCGGGCGACGCCGCGCACATTCATTCACCGCTGGGCGGCCAGGGCTTGAACCTGGGACTTGGCGACGCGATGAACCTGGGGTGGAAGCTCGCCGCGACCCTCCGGGGGGATGCCCCCGAGGGTTTGCTCGACAGCTACACCCTGGAGCGGCACCCGGTGGGGGCGCGCATCCTGGATTGGTCGCGGGCCCAGGTCGCGTTGATGCGACCCCAGCCTGCTTCCCGCGCGCTCGAAGCCATCCTCCGCGACCTCATCGACACGCGCGACGGCGCGACCTACTTCGCGGAGCGTGTCTGGGGTGTGTCCATTCGCTACGGCCTCGGCGAGGAACACCCGCTGGTGGGCCGCAGCTGCCCGGACTTCGAGCTGGAGGATGGAACGAGGCTCGGCACGCTGCTTCGGGATGGACGCGGTCTGCTGTTGGACTTCGGCCGTGAAGCGCCGCTCCAGGCGCTGGATGGCCATTGGGGCGAGCAGGTCCGGTATGTGGCTGGCGACGCCAGGGAGCGCCGTGGAGTGAGCGCGCTGCTCGTGCGGCCGGATGGGTTCGTCGCCTGGGCGAGCGATACAACTTCCCAGCCCGAGGAAGTCACGGACGCCGCGGCGAGGTGGTTCGCGCGCCGCGGCTGA
- a CDS encoding class I SAM-dependent methyltransferase — translation MSNLLDLPRQALMDLRSRLSHLPLVSHLHRRHAPNSLALSSPAPQDSVLADPQRVEMWRRAVERYVRPNQVVVDVKTGTGLRTFLAAHQQPRKLYAVDDSRLLDTTQWVARRNGLDRIAFVREPTWHFQPPEKADVLLHELLGDALLDAGLVPRMLDLRSRLLKPGGRILPNRFEVFVEPVQLREEACVPFIWTQHLPHVDFRCLQSLREAMSPSYFTRLVRSYEVDHLLCEPEPAFGFDLETMRADALPSRVHIRRPVEEDGRVDGFCLFYKVAFDAELAFDVSPLRERNTTAMTLLRVEPREFSRYDTLDFELELPNPSDPRTWRWQFT, via the coding sequence ATGTCGAACCTGCTCGACCTGCCGCGTCAGGCGTTGATGGATTTGCGCTCGCGTCTCAGCCACCTGCCGCTCGTGTCCCACCTGCACCGGCGGCACGCGCCCAACAGCCTGGCCCTGTCCAGCCCCGCGCCGCAGGACTCGGTGCTGGCGGACCCGCAGCGCGTGGAGATGTGGCGCCGCGCGGTGGAGCGCTACGTGCGCCCCAACCAGGTGGTGGTGGACGTGAAGACCGGCACCGGCCTGCGCACCTTCCTGGCCGCGCACCAGCAGCCTCGCAAGCTGTACGCGGTGGATGACTCGCGCCTGCTGGACACCACGCAGTGGGTGGCCCGCCGCAACGGCCTGGACCGCATCGCCTTCGTGCGCGAGCCCACCTGGCACTTCCAGCCGCCGGAGAAGGCGGACGTGCTGCTTCACGAGCTTCTGGGGGATGCGCTGCTGGACGCGGGGCTGGTGCCGCGGATGCTGGATTTGCGCTCGCGGCTGCTCAAGCCGGGGGGCCGCATCCTCCCCAACCGCTTCGAGGTCTTCGTGGAGCCGGTGCAGCTTCGCGAGGAGGCGTGCGTCCCGTTCATCTGGACGCAGCACCTGCCCCACGTGGACTTCCGCTGCCTCCAGTCCCTGCGCGAGGCGATGAGCCCGTCGTACTTCACGCGCCTGGTCCGCTCCTACGAGGTGGACCACCTGCTGTGCGAGCCGGAGCCCGCGTTCGGGTTCGACCTGGAGACGATGCGCGCGGACGCGCTGCCTTCGCGCGTGCACATCCGGCGGCCGGTGGAGGAGGACGGGCGGGTGGACGGCTTCTGCCTGTTCTACAAGGTCGCCTTCGACGCGGAGCTGGCCTTCGACGTGTCCCCGCTGCGCGAGCGCAACACCACGGCGATGACGCTGCTGCGCGTGGAGCCCCGCGAGTTCAGCCGCTACGACACGCTGGACTTCGAACTGGAGCTGCCCAATCCGTCCGACCCGCGCACCTGGCGGTGGCAGTTCACCTGA